A single region of the Helicobacter sp. 11S03491-1 genome encodes:
- a CDS encoding FAD-binding protein: MQQKFMKYDVIIVGAGIGGLYCAKHLPKNLNVLILHKEKIWECNTFYAQGGISFPKDDGDKHTHIQDSLNAGGGHNNFEALKLLTHEAFEILRELILDGFKIDKDEQNNILYTQEGGHSLARIIHSGGDATGRELHMHCLKHLSHVSFFRNMSVADLLIQEGQCYGVRAGNGSEILEIYAHNVVIASGGLGGLYARHTNAKGIDADLHGIILEHNLTLADMEMLQFHPSVYVTPKEDKKILISEAVRGEGGIIVNDRGERFLFDYDQRGELAPRDIVSRAIFEHARKNHSKIYLDLKNFTQKKFEARFPNIYRSLKDCGLDIPHQKVPIFPAFHYAMGGIEVGLDGKVSGMKNLYALGECAKTGVHGANRLASNSLLEGMVFGKIVAQDILKNTFNTPEKVFSKMSMILQKSCDEKLKIQLQNIMWNKAGIIRDKAGLSEGLKDVQSILQKDIGRMFYLNLLSAQEIFQQALRREESLGAHFRID, from the coding sequence TTGCAGCAAAAATTTATGAAATATGATGTTATTATTGTTGGTGCAGGCATTGGGGGGCTTTATTGCGCGAAACATTTGCCAAAAAATTTAAATGTATTGATTTTGCACAAAGAAAAAATTTGGGAATGTAATACATTTTATGCCCAAGGAGGCATTTCTTTTCCAAAAGATGATGGAGATAAACACACACACATTCAAGACTCTTTAAATGCAGGGGGCGGGCATAATAATTTTGAAGCTTTAAAATTATTAACTCATGAAGCTTTTGAAATTTTACGAGAATTGATTTTGGATGGGTTTAAAATTGATAAAGATGAACAAAACAATATCTTATATACACAAGAAGGCGGGCATAGTTTAGCACGTATTATTCATTCCGGAGGAGATGCTACAGGAAGGGAACTTCATATGCATTGTTTGAAGCATCTTTCCCATGTTAGTTTTTTTCGGAATATGAGTGTGGCGGATCTTTTAATACAAGAGGGACAATGTTATGGTGTGAGGGCAGGGAATGGAAGTGAGATTTTAGAAATCTATGCTCATAATGTTGTAATAGCCAGCGGAGGGTTAGGGGGATTGTATGCGCGTCATACTAATGCTAAAGGGATTGATGCAGATTTGCATGGAATTATTTTAGAACACAACCTTACATTAGCAGATATGGAAATGTTACAATTCCATCCAAGTGTTTATGTGACTCCAAAAGAAGATAAAAAAATTCTTATTTCTGAAGCTGTTAGAGGGGAGGGTGGTATCATTGTTAATGACAGGGGTGAGAGATTTTTATTTGATTACGATCAAAGGGGTGAGCTTGCCCCTAGAGATATTGTTTCGCGAGCTATTTTTGAACATGCTCGTAAAAATCATTCAAAAATTTATCTTGATTTGAAAAATTTCACTCAAAAGAAATTTGAGGCTAGATTCCCCAATATTTATCGTTCGCTAAAAGATTGCGGGCTTGATATTCCTCATCAAAAAGTTCCTATTTTTCCTGCTTTTCATTATGCAATGGGAGGCATTGAAGTAGGGCTTGATGGGAAAGTTAGTGGGATGAAGAATCTTTATGCCCTTGGAGAGTGTGCAAAAACAGGGGTGCATGGGGCTAATCGTTTGGCAAGCAATTCATTACTGGAGGGAATGGTATTTGGAAAAATTGTTGCTCAAGATATCCTTAAAAATACCTTTAATACACCCGAGAAGGTTTTTTCTAAAATGTCTATGATATTACAAAAATCTTGCGATGAGAAACTGAAAATACAATTACAAAATATAATGTGGAATAAAGCCGGAATTATTCGAGATAAAGCCGGCTTGTCTGAAGGGCTTAAAGATGTCCAATCAATACTCCAAAAAGACATAGGAAGGATGTTTTATCTTAATTTATTAAGCGCTCAAGAGATTTTTCAACAAGCCCTCAGAAGAGAAGAAAGCTTGGGCGCTCATTTCAGGATAGATTAA
- the uvrC gene encoding excinuclease ABC subunit UvrC — MNTILINEIKNISVKSGVYQYYDKQNRLLYIGKAKNLKNRIRSYFKIQENKILPNPANSQRIQMMVSQIDSIQTLLAKSEQDALILENSLIKQLKPKYNILLRDDKTYPYIYIDMSEDFPTPEITRKIIKKKSIKYFGPYTRGSREILESLYEFLPLIRKKNCVKGKKACLFYQIKRCLAPCEGKINQQQYQVIIHEAIYLIQNKNKLLSKLESKMISLSEALRYEEAMKYRDRIKTLKDIESFSKIDLTKFYDFDIFALCSEGKNAILIKLFMREGKIVSSSFEHLKSECGFDENSIYKQAIINHYQEEVPLPPSQILLPSLSTQEDIKELEIFLQHHCNKKISINIPQKGDKKELVTLAFKNASEILRLQSTRSYDEDKLLGELKDLLHLSEIPFRIEIFDTSHHSGDHAVGGMVVYDNMQFDKDNYRHYILKGKDEYSQMEEMLTRRANNFSSTPPPNLWVIDGGKAQINLAKDILQSSVANVDVIGIAKEKIDAKAHRAKGSAKDTLYTLLSSISLKPSDKRLQFLQKLRDEAHRYAITYHRQKKQKDMQKISLLEQKGIGKASIKKLLNFFGSFEAIQNATPEEIKQVLNKKIS, encoded by the coding sequence ATGAACACAATACTTATTAACGAAATAAAAAATATCTCTGTAAAAAGTGGTGTCTATCAATATTATGATAAACAAAACAGACTTCTTTATATTGGAAAAGCAAAAAATCTAAAAAATCGCATTAGAAGCTACTTCAAAATTCAAGAAAATAAAATTCTCCCAAACCCTGCGAACTCTCAAAGAATCCAAATGATGGTTTCTCAAATTGATTCTATCCAAACTCTTTTGGCAAAAAGCGAACAAGATGCCTTAATCCTTGAAAATTCTCTTATCAAACAACTTAAACCTAAATATAATATTCTTTTACGAGATGATAAAACCTATCCTTATATTTATATTGATATGTCTGAAGATTTTCCAACACCTGAGATTACGAGAAAAATCATCAAAAAAAAATCTATCAAATATTTTGGACCCTATACGCGTGGCTCTAGAGAAATACTTGAAAGCCTTTATGAATTCCTTCCCCTGATCCGGAAAAAAAATTGTGTCAAAGGAAAAAAAGCTTGCCTTTTTTATCAAATCAAACGTTGCCTTGCACCTTGTGAAGGAAAAATAAACCAACAACAATACCAAGTCATTATTCATGAAGCTATCTATTTGATTCAAAACAAAAATAAACTTCTCTCCAAATTAGAATCTAAAATGATCTCTCTCTCAGAGGCGTTGAGATATGAAGAAGCCATGAAATATCGAGACAGAATTAAAACGCTCAAAGATATAGAAAGTTTTTCTAAAATTGATTTAACTAAATTTTATGATTTTGATATTTTTGCACTCTGTTCGGAAGGAAAAAATGCCATTCTTATCAAGCTTTTTATGCGTGAGGGCAAAATTGTATCCTCAAGCTTTGAACATCTTAAATCAGAATGTGGCTTTGATGAAAATTCTATCTATAAACAAGCCATTATTAATCACTACCAAGAAGAAGTGCCTCTCCCCCCCAGTCAAATCCTTCTCCCATCATTATCTACACAAGAAGATATAAAAGAATTAGAAATATTTTTACAACATCATTGCAATAAAAAAATTTCAATTAATATTCCCCAAAAAGGAGACAAAAAAGAATTAGTTACCTTGGCTTTTAAAAATGCCAGCGAGATTTTAAGACTCCAAAGCACCAGAAGCTATGATGAAGATAAGCTTCTTGGTGAATTAAAAGATTTGCTTCATCTCTCCGAGATTCCCTTTAGAATTGAAATTTTTGATACAAGCCATCATAGTGGCGATCATGCAGTTGGAGGTATGGTAGTTTATGATAATATGCAATTTGACAAAGATAACTATAGACACTATATTCTTAAGGGGAAAGATGAATATTCTCAAATGGAAGAAATGCTTACGCGTAGAGCAAATAACTTTTCTAGCACTCCCCCACCTAATCTTTGGGTTATTGATGGAGGAAAAGCTCAAATCAATCTTGCCAAAGATATTTTACAAAGCAGTGTAGCCAATGTTGATGTAATTGGTATTGCCAAAGAAAAAATTGATGCCAAAGCCCATAGAGCCAAAGGAAGTGCAAAAGATACACTTTATACACTCTTGAGTTCTATTTCCCTAAAACCCTCAGACAAAAGGCTTCAATTCCTTCAAAAACTTCGCGATGAAGCTCATCGCTATGCAATCACTTATCACAGACAAAAAAAACAAAAAGATATGCAAAAAATATCTCTTTTGGAACAAAAAGGCATAGGCAAAGCAAGTATTAAAAAATTATTGAATTTTTTTGGTAGCTTTGAAGCAATCCAAAATGCAACTCCTGAAGAAATCAAGCAAGTTTTAAATAAAAAAATTTCATAA
- a CDS encoding homoserine dehydrogenase — protein MRNINIGIIGVGTVGRSVIKILEENKEIISARAGAHLVVKKGVVKNLSKIRNISIPLSTNIQDILDDEEIDIVIELIGGVKEAYEIAKSALKNKKALVTANKAMLAYHRYDLQKIAHDIPIGFEASVCGGIPIIKALKDGLSANHILALRGILNGTSNYILTQMIQNNQDFQTSLKQAQELGYAEADPSLDINGGDAGHKLLILASLAYGIDAKPKDIIIEGIQSINADDIEFADEFGYAIKLLGIAKKQKDEIELRVHPAMIDKNKMISKVEGVMNGISVIGDRVGETLYYGAGAGGDPTASAVISDIIEIIRGKSSLMLGFEQTSQISFKLKPKEKIQSRYYIRLSVDDKSGVLAQIASILTQNNISISTFLQKEVKQKNTAKMLLATHMTTELAIKNAIDELKNLESILQDPYIIRIEDE, from the coding sequence ATGAGAAATATCAATATTGGCATCATTGGCGTGGGAACAGTCGGACGTAGCGTTATTAAAATCCTTGAAGAAAATAAAGAAATCATCTCAGCCAGAGCCGGAGCGCATCTGGTTGTGAAAAAAGGAGTGGTTAAAAATCTATCCAAAATAAGAAATATAAGCATTCCCCTAAGCACAAATATTCAAGACATATTAGATGATGAAGAGATTGATATTGTTATAGAGTTAATCGGAGGGGTTAAAGAAGCTTATGAAATTGCTAAGTCTGCCTTGAAAAACAAAAAAGCCCTAGTCACTGCCAATAAAGCAATGCTTGCTTATCACCGCTATGATCTCCAGAAAATAGCTCATGATATTCCCATAGGATTTGAAGCAAGTGTATGCGGCGGTATCCCCATTATCAAAGCGCTTAAAGATGGCTTAAGCGCAAATCATATCCTTGCTTTAAGAGGAATTCTCAATGGAACAAGCAATTATATCCTCACTCAAATGATTCAAAATAATCAAGACTTTCAAACATCTCTTAAGCAAGCTCAAGAATTAGGTTATGCCGAAGCTGATCCGAGTTTGGATATTAATGGGGGAGATGCCGGTCATAAACTATTGATTTTAGCTTCATTGGCTTATGGAATTGATGCCAAACCAAAAGATATTATTATTGAAGGAATACAATCTATCAATGCTGATGATATTGAATTTGCCGATGAGTTTGGGTATGCTATCAAATTACTGGGGATTGCCAAAAAACAAAAAGATGAGATTGAGCTTCGTGTCCATCCTGCAATGATTGATAAAAATAAAATGATTAGCAAAGTTGAAGGAGTGATGAATGGAATTAGCGTTATTGGCGATCGGGTAGGCGAGACTCTTTATTATGGAGCAGGTGCAGGAGGAGATCCAACAGCAAGTGCTGTTATTAGCGATATTATAGAAATCATTAGAGGCAAAAGTTCTTTAATGCTTGGTTTTGAACAAACTTCTCAAATAAGCTTCAAACTAAAACCTAAAGAAAAAATACAAAGTCGCTATTACATCAGACTCAGCGTGGATGACAAATCAGGAGTATTAGCACAAATTGCATCCATACTTACTCAAAACAATATTTCTATTAGCACTTTCTTACAAAAAGAAGTCAAACAAAAAAATACTGCCAAAATGCTCTTAGCAACCCATATGACCACTGAACTTGCAATTAAAAATGCTATTGATGAACTTAAAAATCTGGAATCTATTCTTCAAGACCCCTATATTATAAGAATTGAAGATGAGTAG
- a CDS encoding YraN family protein: MSRKKGFEAEEFACAYLKNTGFEIIERNFFSKYGEIDIIALKNKILHFIEVKSGQNFEPIYAITPKKILKITKTIRYFLLQYDPQTSYCIDALIIKGDEIDLIENITL, encoded by the coding sequence ATGAGTAGAAAAAAAGGGTTTGAAGCAGAAGAGTTTGCTTGCGCTTACTTAAAAAATACAGGTTTTGAAATTATTGAAAGGAATTTTTTTTCCAAATATGGAGAAATTGATATTATTGCACTCAAAAACAAAATTCTCCATTTTATTGAAGTTAAGAGTGGGCAAAATTTCGAACCCATTTATGCTATTACCCCTAAAAAAATACTCAAAATTACCAAAACAATCCGGTATTTTTTACTTCAATATGATCCACAAACAAGCTATTGTATTGATGCGCTCATTATCAAGGGAGACGAAATTGATTTGATAGAAAATATTACTTTATAA
- the trxA gene encoding thioredoxin — translation MGKYIELTKENFDSTTKNGVAVVDFWAPWCGPCRMLAPIIDELAEEYAGKVAICKVNTDEQDELSAKYGIRSIPTIIFMKNGQVVDQVIGATSKQALKDKIDSLS, via the coding sequence ATGGGTAAATATATAGAATTAACTAAAGAAAATTTTGATTCTACAACAAAAAATGGAGTGGCTGTAGTTGATTTTTGGGCGCCTTGGTGCGGACCTTGTCGAATGTTAGCGCCTATTATTGATGAACTTGCAGAAGAATATGCGGGCAAAGTAGCTATTTGCAAAGTAAATACAGATGAGCAAGATGAGCTTTCAGCAAAATATGGAATCAGAAGTATCCCTACAATTATTTTTATGAAAAATGGTCAAGTTGTCGATCAGGTTATTGGCGCTACTTCCAAACAAGCTCTTAAAGATAAAATTGACTCTCTTTCTTAA
- the trxB gene encoding thioredoxin-disulfide reductase — translation MIDLAIIGGGPAGLSAGLYATRGGVKDVVLFEKGMPGGQITGSSEIENYPGVKEILSGLDFMQPWQEQCFRFGLKHEMTEVTQITKENKIFKIYQNDGKITDARSVIICTGGRPKKTGIKGENEFWGRGVSTCATCDGFFYKNKEVAVLGGGDTALEEAIFLTKMCKKVYVIHRRDEFRAAPITVEHAKSNDKIEFLTPSIVEEIKGDNHGVTSIVIKNTQNDQIRELELPGIFIFVGYEVNNNVLKQNDNNMLCACDQYGSVIVDLSMKTNIEGLFAAGDIRIKAPKQVVCAAGDGANAALEAIAYLDSHHK, via the coding sequence ATGATTGATTTAGCAATTATTGGTGGAGGACCGGCTGGATTATCCGCAGGACTTTATGCCACAAGAGGTGGGGTCAAAGATGTTGTTTTATTTGAAAAAGGAATGCCTGGAGGACAAATCACAGGAAGCAGTGAAATAGAAAATTATCCGGGAGTAAAAGAGATTCTAAGCGGTCTTGATTTTATGCAACCTTGGCAAGAGCAATGTTTTCGATTTGGTCTCAAACATGAAATGACTGAAGTTACCCAAATTACTAAAGAAAACAAAATTTTTAAAATCTATCAAAATGATGGCAAAATTACAGATGCAAGAAGTGTTATTATTTGCACCGGAGGACGTCCAAAAAAAACGGGTATTAAAGGCGAAAATGAATTTTGGGGAAGAGGTGTTAGCACTTGTGCAACTTGTGATGGATTTTTTTATAAAAATAAAGAGGTTGCAGTTCTTGGAGGAGGAGATACAGCCCTTGAAGAAGCAATATTTTTGACAAAAATGTGTAAAAAAGTCTATGTTATCCACAGAAGAGATGAATTCCGTGCTGCGCCAATCACTGTTGAACATGCTAAATCAAATGATAAAATTGAATTCCTTACTCCAAGTATTGTTGAAGAAATTAAGGGTGATAATCACGGAGTAACCTCTATTGTTATCAAAAATACTCAAAATGATCAAATCAGAGAGCTTGAATTACCCGGAATTTTCATTTTTGTAGGTTATGAAGTCAATAATAATGTTTTAAAACAAAATGACAATAATATGTTATGCGCATGCGATCAATATGGATCTGTCATTGTTGATCTTTCGATGAAGACAAATATAGAGGGCTTATTTGCAGCCGGAGATATCCGGATCAAAGCGCCAAAACAAGTAGTTTGTGCAGCTGGAGATGGAGCAAACGCTGCCCTGGAAGCGATTGCTTACTTAGATTCTCACCATAAGTAA
- the dapB gene encoding 4-hydroxy-tetrahydrodipicolinate reductase produces MLKLGIFGATGRIGKLLLEEISMDKETSLGSVFIRKELDIHNLEGVFVTNDLEAFIQNCDLVIDFSLPQATHALLQTLWHIPKPIVCGTTGLEQKTLDLIHKLSELMPILYATNMSRGIAMLNKIVTLLSQSLSDADIEICEIHHRHKKDAPSGTALTLGESCAKARGLELSKIKVCNREGNIGERKKDEIAIMSLRGGDVAGRHTVGLYMDGEYLELTHNATSRLTFAKGALNAAKWLIKQPAGLYNIENIF; encoded by the coding sequence ATGTTAAAATTAGGTATATTTGGCGCCACAGGAAGAATAGGCAAACTTCTTTTAGAAGAAATTTCTATGGATAAAGAAACTTCACTTGGGAGTGTATTTATTCGAAAAGAACTTGATATTCACAATTTGGAGGGAGTTTTTGTTACTAACGATCTTGAAGCTTTCATACAAAATTGCGATCTTGTAATTGATTTTTCGCTCCCACAAGCCACACATGCCCTTCTGCAAACTCTTTGGCATATACCCAAACCCATAGTGTGTGGGACAACAGGTTTAGAACAAAAAACTCTGGATTTAATCCATAAACTTTCTGAATTGATGCCTATCTTATATGCAACTAATATGTCTAGAGGCATAGCAATGCTAAACAAAATAGTAACTCTCCTTTCTCAAAGTTTATCAGATGCTGATATTGAGATATGCGAAATTCATCACCGCCATAAAAAAGACGCCCCCAGTGGGACAGCGCTCACTCTTGGAGAAAGCTGTGCAAAAGCCAGAGGACTTGAACTTTCAAAAATTAAAGTATGCAATAGAGAGGGCAATATCGGTGAAAGAAAAAAAGATGAAATTGCTATTATGAGTCTTAGAGGGGGAGATGTAGCCGGAAGACATACAGTTGGGTTGTATATGGATGGAGAATATTTAGAACTAACCCATAATGCAACCTCACGATTAACTTTTGCAAAAGGCGCATTAAATGCAGCTAAATGGCTCATAAAACAACCTGCAGGTCTTTATAATATTGAAAATATATTTTAA
- a CDS encoding tautomerase family protein — protein sequence MPYVDIKLGGELSPNQKREIAQDISKSLEKVAGKPRATVYVSFTEFNRDSFAKGENLLSDLDKKSQETK from the coding sequence ATGCCTTACGTCGATATAAAACTAGGGGGTGAATTAAGCCCGAATCAAAAACGTGAGATTGCCCAAGATATTTCCAAATCATTGGAAAAAGTAGCAGGAAAGCCAAGAGCAACTGTTTATGTTAGTTTTACAGAATTCAATAGAGATAGTTTTGCCAAAGGAGAGAACCTTTTGAGTGATTTGGATAAGAAATCACAAGAGACAAAATAA
- the traF gene encoding conjugal transfer protein TraF, with protein MNKIFKIIFAGTLLGGGVDALEFGSMGNISASMGGAGVALRNSQWALYYNPALLGMDKKSRIAYSFGISVKEKNLLSLAGIDYNELKNIPNKVQGIAKGSVPVGGIVSGAVSSSTVQLGGSFGDILKNISFGGVSGLNNTTDVQNFMVKILESTSADKTNVESATTLTQAASAFKTALTDSNGKLNSDGFKAFGEVKNSLLSAVDKTGGNAGGLLKNVIENIQPEQLGGIADLLAKTDSSASSIGLDDLLKTLGGVSISKGNDAQINTFIQDIFLIQKTLRKNNFNVNSQNGLVFQVGGNGADGVGAVAFGLFANVFASGSATFDSNHNQIIIDAGSNQYTKVDVGDNSISLNASDKASFEAHSLFSPDANHQVHGNAVFLSEIPIGYGQAFSTLIGNFSVGFTAKYIFAMGYEINKSGSFKSIGNSFNTMDFKNAPKEQTFGIDFGLLYNYKGFNLGVVGKNLNSPTIEMNNDQKLVLNSQYRAGISYEWKIISLALDADLKPNHTLSYLSPLNQMVGGGVMIDLKYVDFRLGSMYDLRSAEGEGIILTGGINILGFLDLAIQSSTKLSQVNNVKMPGYLSIKLGGGFSW; from the coding sequence ATGAATAAAATTTTTAAAATTATTTTTGCAGGCACACTTTTAGGGGGTGGAGTAGATGCTCTGGAATTTGGAAGTATGGGAAATATTTCTGCAAGTATGGGAGGCGCCGGAGTGGCTTTGAGAAATTCTCAATGGGCATTATATTATAACCCTGCGCTACTTGGAATGGATAAAAAATCAAGAATTGCCTATAGTTTTGGAATAAGTGTAAAAGAAAAAAATCTTTTATCTTTAGCAGGGATTGATTATAATGAATTAAAAAATATACCCAATAAAGTTCAAGGGATTGCTAAAGGATCGGTGCCTGTTGGTGGTATTGTAAGTGGCGCGGTTAGTTCAAGCACAGTTCAATTAGGAGGGAGTTTTGGTGATATTTTGAAAAATATTAGCTTTGGTGGTGTATCCGGACTCAATAATACTACTGATGTGCAAAATTTCATGGTAAAAATTCTTGAAAGCACCTCCGCCGATAAGACCAATGTAGAAAGTGCTACAACTCTTACACAAGCAGCTAGTGCCTTTAAGACTGCCTTGACAGATTCTAATGGCAAATTAAATTCAGATGGTTTCAAGGCTTTTGGTGAAGTAAAAAACAGTCTTTTGAGTGCTGTTGATAAAACAGGAGGCAATGCGGGCGGATTATTGAAAAATGTAATTGAGAATATCCAACCCGAACAATTAGGTGGTATTGCTGATTTGCTTGCAAAAACAGACAGTTCTGCTTCTTCAATTGGCTTAGATGATCTCTTAAAGACACTAGGCGGAGTGAGTATTTCTAAGGGGAATGATGCCCAAATCAATACTTTTATTCAAGATATTTTTCTTATTCAAAAGACACTTCGTAAAAATAATTTTAATGTAAATTCTCAAAACGGACTTGTTTTTCAGGTTGGTGGGAATGGAGCTGATGGAGTCGGGGCAGTGGCATTTGGATTATTTGCAAATGTTTTTGCCTCCGGAAGTGCTACATTTGATTCCAATCACAATCAGATTATCATTGATGCAGGTAGTAATCAATATACAAAAGTAGATGTAGGGGATAATTCTATTTCTTTAAATGCTTCTGATAAGGCAAGTTTTGAAGCTCATTCATTGTTTAGTCCTGATGCCAATCATCAAGTTCATGGAAATGCAGTTTTCTTAAGTGAAATTCCTATAGGTTATGGTCAAGCTTTTTCTACTTTGATTGGTAATTTCAGTGTTGGTTTCACAGCCAAGTATATTTTTGCTATGGGTTATGAGATAAATAAAAGTGGTTCTTTTAAATCTATTGGTAATAGTTTTAATACGATGGATTTCAAAAATGCCCCAAAAGAGCAGACTTTCGGAATAGATTTTGGCTTGCTTTATAATTATAAGGGATTTAATTTGGGTGTTGTTGGCAAAAATCTCAATAGCCCAACTATAGAAATGAATAATGACCAAAAGCTTGTTCTTAATTCTCAATACCGTGCGGGTATTTCTTATGAATGGAAGATAATATCCCTTGCATTGGATGCCGATCTCAAACCAAACCATACACTCTCTTATCTTTCTCCATTAAACCAAATGGTTGGGGGTGGGGTGATGATTGATCTTAAATATGTAGATTTTAGATTGGGTTCTATGTATGATCTTAGAAGTGCTGAAGGTGAAGGGATTATTCTAACAGGGGGTATTAACATTTTAGGATTTTTGGATTTAGCTATTCAATCAAGCACAAAATTAAGCCAAGTAAATAATGTTAAAATGCCCGGTTATTTGAGTATTAAACTTGGCGGGGGATTTAGCTGGTAA
- a CDS encoding UDP-N-acetylmuramate dehydrogenase yields the protein MTINIDFSKYSSIKVGAKLPIKVIKDFEDIEDGLKIIGYANNLLVSPHARSLAVLDNCYDYIQESKDYVEVGGATSSHKIYRYFKESNFCGLEFLRALPGSLGGLIKMNAGMKEYEIKDILDSACIDGAWIEADDLGMEYRSTKIDGIIFAARFKKIKGFRNELLEIFETMRFWHPKKPSCGSCFKNPKGNFAGKLLESVGLRGYSNGNIGFSKEHANFLINLGGGSFEQAFDLIEIGKKRVFEEYGILLEEEVVIVE from the coding sequence ATGACAATAAATATTGATTTTTCAAAATATTCTTCTATCAAAGTTGGTGCAAAATTGCCCATCAAGGTGATTAAAGATTTTGAGGATATAGAGGATGGGCTAAAGATTATCGGTTATGCAAATAACTTGCTGGTTTCTCCTCATGCAAGATCTTTGGCTGTTTTGGATAATTGTTATGATTATATTCAGGAGTCTAAAGATTATGTTGAAGTAGGTGGGGCAACAAGTAGCCACAAAATTTATCGTTATTTTAAAGAATCTAATTTTTGTGGTCTGGAATTTTTACGTGCATTGCCCGGAAGTTTAGGCGGTTTGATAAAAATGAATGCGGGCATGAAAGAATATGAGATAAAAGATATTTTAGATTCCGCATGTATAGATGGCGCATGGATAGAAGCCGATGATCTTGGCATGGAATATCGAAGCACCAAAATAGATGGGATAATTTTTGCAGCAAGGTTTAAGAAAATAAAAGGTTTTAGGAATGAGCTGCTTGAAATATTTGAGACAATGCGGTTTTGGCATCCAAAAAAGCCTAGCTGTGGGAGTTGCTTTAAAAATCCTAAAGGAAATTTTGCCGGAAAATTGCTTGAATCTGTAGGTTTGAGGGGGTATAGCAATGGTAACATTGGTTTTTCTAAAGAACATGCAAATTTTCTGATTAATCTGGGAGGGGGCAGCTTTGAACAAGCTTTTGATTTGATTGAAATTGGCAAAAAAAGAGTTTTTGAAGAATATGGTATTTTGCTTGAAGAAGAAGTGGTTATAGTTGAATAA
- the fliQ gene encoding flagellar biosynthesis protein FliQ, with protein MESQLMGLAIETYKITLIISLPILLAGLIVGLLVSIFQATTQINEMTLSFVPKILAVIAVIILTMPWMLNMLLDYTRTLINLIPKFVV; from the coding sequence GTGGAATCACAGCTTATGGGTTTGGCTATAGAGACTTATAAAATCACTCTTATTATTTCTTTGCCTATCCTTTTAGCAGGTTTGATTGTGGGGTTGTTGGTGAGTATTTTTCAGGCTACTACTCAAATCAATGAAATGACTCTCTCATTTGTGCCAAAGATTTTAGCTGTAATTGCTGTGATTATTCTCACAATGCCTTGGATGTTGAACATGTTGTTGGATTATACAAGAACACTGATCAATCTAATTCCAAAGTTTGTAGTATGA